The following coding sequences are from one Sphaeramia orbicularis chromosome 11, fSphaOr1.1, whole genome shotgun sequence window:
- the LOC115428895 gene encoding mediator of RNA polymerase II transcription subunit 30 isoform X2 has translation MAASLPQKPGMAGMPPQQQAHMPSTAPPAPGQPPMPPQGALREISPVFLCRIGQETVQDIVTRTMEIFQITRATQLPNGVTQSQAMYQDRFGKLQEHLRQLALLFRKLRLLYERCVEMTSDLQEGPAELVPYVSEELLSVKVEPCNPAVIQERKEVLEKVRQKNQEMKILMDQMRNLLWDVNAMLTLRK, from the exons ATGGCAGCTTCTTTACCTCAGAAGCCAGGTATGGCCGGGATGCCCCCTCAGCAGCAGGCTCATATGCCCTCCACGGCCCCTCCAGCTCCGGGTCAGCCGCCCATGCCCCCTCAGGGAGCCCTCAGAGAGATCTCCCCTGTGTTCCTCTGTCGCATCGGCCAGGAGACAGTGCAGGACATTGTCACTCGTACCATGGAAATCTTCCAGATCACACGAGCC ACACAGCTTCCTAATGGCGTGACCCAGAGCCAGGCAATGTACCAGGACCGATTTGGGAAGCTCCAGGAGCATCTAAGACAGCTCGCCCTGCTGTTCCGAAAACTCCGTCTACTCTATGAACGCTGTGTGGAGATGACCTCCGACCTGCAGGAAGGGCCAGCAGAG CTTGTGCCGTATGTCAGCGAGGAGCTGCTTTCTGTCAAAGTGGAACCTTGTAACCCAGCCGTCATCCAGGAAAGAAAAGAAGTCCTCGAG AAGGTACGTCAGAAGAACCAGGAGATGAAAATTCTGATGGACCAAATGAGGAACCTGTTGTGGGACGTCAACGCCATGCTGACGCTCAGGAAATGA
- the LOC115428895 gene encoding mediator of RNA polymerase II transcription subunit 30 isoform X1 yields MAASLPQKPGMAGMPPQQQAHMPSTAPPAPGQPPMPPQGALREISPVFLCRIGQETVQDIVTRTMEIFQITRATQLPNGVTQSQAMYQDRFGKLQEHLRQLALLFRKLRLLYERCVEMTSDLQEGPAELVPYVSEELLSVKVEPCNPAVIQERKEVLEKVRQKNQEMKILMDQMRNLLWDVNAMLTLRK; encoded by the exons ATGGCAGCTTCTTTACCTCAGAAGCCAGGTATGGCCGGGATGCCCCCTCAGCAGCAGGCTCATATGCCCTCCACGGCCCCTCCAGCTCCGGGTCAGCCGCCCATGCCCCCTCAGGGAGCCCTCAGAGAGATCTCCCCTGTGTTCCTCTGTCGCATCGGCCAGGAGACAGTGCAGGACATTGTCACTCGTACCATGGAAATCTTCCAGATCACACGAGCCACACAG CTTCCTAATGGCGTGACCCAGAGCCAGGCAATGTACCAGGACCGATTTGGGAAGCTCCAGGAGCATCTAAGACAGCTCGCCCTGCTGTTCCGAAAACTCCGTCTACTCTATGAACGCTGTGTGGAGATGACCTCCGACCTGCAGGAAGGGCCAGCAGAG CTTGTGCCGTATGTCAGCGAGGAGCTGCTTTCTGTCAAAGTGGAACCTTGTAACCCAGCCGTCATCCAGGAAAGAAAAGAAGTCCTCGAG AAGGTACGTCAGAAGAACCAGGAGATGAAAATTCTGATGGACCAAATGAGGAACCTGTTGTGGGACGTCAACGCCATGCTGACGCTCAGGAAATGA
- the LOC115428555 gene encoding mucin-2-like gives MATTVKIILYVCLSFMFLASAEGQTQSTSSPSERSTVNQSGTTGVTQSTGTTPLSGHTDNNGTPTTGPPSSSHTSAGSMESQTTGVSSQQPTGSPHSSGTEVTEVHQTTAKGGSSSSLFRSCSQILVLVPAVLIYIV, from the exons ATGGCGACAACTGTGAAGATCATCCTTTATGTTTGTTTGAGCTTCATGTTTCTGGCCAGCGCTGAG GGGCAAACTCAATCTACCTCATCCCCCAGTGAGAGGTCGACGGTTAACCAATCTGGAACGACTGGTGTTACCCAATCTACGGGAACCACACCGCTGTCAGGCCACACAGACAACAATGGCACTCCGACCACAGGACCGCCTTCTTCCTCCCACACCTCGGCAGGATCCATGGAATCCCAGACTACTGGTGTATCATCGCAGCAGCCCACGGGGTCACCTCATAGCTCCGGGACGGAAGTGACTGAAGTTCACCAAACGACGGCGAAAGGAGGCTCCTCTTCGTCTTTGTTCAGATCCTGCAGTCAGATCTTGGTTCTGGTGCCTGCAGTTCTGATATATATTGTATAG